In Ailuropoda melanoleuca isolate Jingjing chromosome 11, ASM200744v2, whole genome shotgun sequence, a genomic segment contains:
- the RHOH gene encoding rho-related GTP-binding protein RhoH — MLSSIKCVLVGDSAVGKTSLLVRFTSETFPEAYKPTVYENTGVDVFMDGIQISLGLWDTAGNDAFRSIRPLSYQQADVVLMCYSVANHNSFLSLKNKWIAEIRSNLPCTPVLVVATQTDQREVGPHRASCINAIEGKKLAQEVRAKGYLECSALSNRGVQQVFECAVRTAVNQARRRNRRGFFSINECKIL; from the coding sequence ATGCTGAGTTCCATCAAGTGTGTGTTGGTGGGAGATTCTGCTGTGGGGAAAACCTCTCTGCTGGTGCGCTTCACTTCAGAGACCTTTCCTGAAGCTTACAAGCCCACAGTGTATGAGAACACAGGTGTGGACGTCTTCATGGATGGCATCCAGATCAGCCTGGGCCTCTGGGACACAGCGGGTAACGATGCCTTCCGAAGTATCCGCCCCCTGTCCTACCAGCAGGCAGACGTGGTGCTGATGTGCTACTCCGTGGCCAACCATAACTCTTTCTTGAGCCTGAAGAACAAGTGGATTGCCGAAATCAGGAGCAACTTGCCCTGCACCCCCGTGCTGGTGGTGGCCACCCAGACGGACCAGCGGGAGGTGGGGCCCCACAGGGCCTCCTGCATCAATGCCATAGAAGGGAAAAAACTGGCCCAGGAAGTGAGAGCCAAGGGCTATCTGGAGTGCTCGGCCCTCAGCAACCGGGGGGTGCAGCAGGTGTTCGAGTGTGCCGTCCGGACTGCCGTCAACCAAGCCAGGAGACGCAACAGAAGGGGGTTCTTCTCCATTAACGAGTGCAAGATTCTCTAG